In Lycium ferocissimum isolate CSIRO_LF1 chromosome 7, AGI_CSIRO_Lferr_CH_V1, whole genome shotgun sequence, the sequence TTCTTGGAAGAAATAGTTGAGttctatttattttcttgtctttccctctctctctctctctctctctctctctctcttttgttctgatttttttttagtacaTCAAGACTACTGTCGACTTGGATGAACAAGATTATCTACAGTGAAGGGCTGTGGTGACTATAAACTCCATgttccattttttaaaagtgtatTGTTCTATTGAAAAACATAAAATGAATTGTTTGTGAAACACCTTAACCTATAGCATCAACATCCAAAAATATCCAAGCAATAAATGTGACAAGCAGAAAAGAAATTACTCATAACTTGTTGAATGAAGAAAGCAATGTTTACAGAAACAAAAAGGGGTCATCTACTTCACATTACTagaaatttatttataaaaactaGAGAGCAAATATCATTGATACAATGCTAGAAACAGCTAACTCACCAAAACTAAAACacaggaatatcaataatagCCAAACTAACACCAAGCTAGTACAAATAAGAACTACTGACACACTGCAAATAAACAAAAAGTAGCCATCAAAGGGATCTCGGTCGAGCAAGAACCCCATCTAACATCAGGGTAGTTCAAAAGTGCGAAGCGGATGCTCAAAAATACCAACATATCAGCAGAAgcttgtgttgtgttgaatcGGACAAGGGAGCTGCCAGGGCTCAAGCAAAGTATCCGGAATTTCAGGAATATCCACTGCAAGTCCATTAGCATCAGCCCAGAAACGAGTGAGCGAATTAAGTGAATCCAACCGTTCAGTCAGTTCAGCCATTTGAGCCCTCAGCACATTGTTCTCCGCATCGACGCCATGGTAATTTATTCCAACAGCATCGATCCTCTCGCGCCAAATAGTGTTCTGATTCTGCAGCTGTGTTAATTGGCTCATCAACTCCTCCAAATGCTGCTGCTTCTTCATCCGTGACCGCCTTGCAGATTCACGGTTAGACTCCATTCTCTTTCGTTTTCTCTCGTCATTATTAGCAGCATATCGCTGGCCATCAGAGCCCGAACTAGCTGGTTGCTGAGTCGAAGCCATGTTTCGTATCGTTCAATGGGAAGTTAATTTAACAACAATAGGAATTCAAAGAAGGGTAATGTAAACTACTGTGTTCTTGTTGGAATCACCAAAATTTGGTTCTGAATCTGGTGGTTCTAATACCTTAAAGCGCGCGAATGAATATTTGAATTATTGTTCTTGAGGGGGGGCTAGTTCATGAAAAGACGTAGAACCAGTACAGGAATACTACGGAGAAAGAGTGCATAATGCGAATTCGACGCATAAGGGTCATGTAGAAATTGAAGCTAACATAAAGACTAATTTGTGAAACCACAATCTATGGgtcaataaataattaacaaatttgTAATACTTTGATTGTTGTGTAGGTCTCCAAATCCAAACAGTGCTTTCAACAATTAAAACGCAAATCAATCTGCAAAACAGAAAACAGAACATCTAGGTATTAGGAAAATTgctaaaaataaacaaattcaacaatatcatgagtATCAATCAACccaaaagataaaaattaacCCGAAAGatcggctatatgaatcttATATATCCTTTTAGATCTATTTGATTCTAAAAAGGGTTCAGGATTACTCATAATAAGACTAATTCTACAAAAAATCTCAAGCCACCcaaaattcattattttaacAAACACGTGTACGACCAAGAGCAAGAGAAACAAAAacagaaaccaaaaaaaaaaaactcaaatacaaacaaaagaaaaaagaaaagaaagaaaacaaacaagaaggaaataatgaaaaggcaaagaaagaaaaataatagagaCGTACCTATAGGTGTAGAACCGAAAGTGGGCGAAAAGAAGGTCTAAAAGGCGGGTGAGAGGGGGTTTATATAGGGAGAGGAAGTAGGTTTTTTCGTAAATTCAGACAAATATTTTAATGTTTTATGTAAGAAAAAAGTAGTGCGATAGGTGTAATCAGGTAATGTGATTGGCGTGTAAATTGACAAAGTAGTGATGACAGCTAAGCAAAAAAGAAATACTGTGGGTATATCCATAAGAATCTTCCCCGTATCTTCTTTCTCTGTGGGCaacgtttttatttttttgaccaTCCAATCCAATTCGTTGTCCTTTAAGCCgattaaggcctcatttgttgaAATTTTCATCTTTAATTATTCATGTCTCAACAATTAAAtcagtttattttttaaatttgaatctTAATGATCTAAATTTAATCAGTAAGTGAGTTTATTTTTATGTTACAACCACTAAATAATTTGAATAGATTTGAATGATTAAAATCTGTAACAAAGTCTTAATTAGTCATATCTCAACAATTAAAtcagtttattttttaaagctgAATCTcaattatctaaattttaatgATTAAGTGTATTTATTTTAATGTTACAACCACTAAATATGTCTGAATAGTCTCCTAAAACAAATCATactttaaagttaaaaaaaaaaaaaaggagagtgaattcaattttttttctcatttcattttttttttccttcccctTTTTACTTTTCTTCTAATTTAAGTTTGACAGAGATGAGAAAATGTCAATCTTCTAGTATCTAATAAAATGGGATAAGCACATAGGACGTCGACATGCCTGCTTGGCATTTCAGGGGCATTTCAGTCATTTCAGTTGAAATGGGCAATGTAATTGGTTGAAAAGGCAATTTACTGTAGCTTAAATATAGATATTTGAGAGAGTTGACCAAATTGCCCCTTGCTTATCTCAGCATACATCACCACATAATCCAAAAGCTTTTCAGGATAATTTCGGTATTTTGTAAATTTTGGAGCTTAAAGATATTGTGCTAGCTTGCAATACAGATGTACTTTTTCGTCCTTGGACAAAAATATCAGCCaatgttttatttattacgCGTGCCAGCCAAAAAGGTTGTTGTCCTTCAGCTTTCCTACACCTCTGGCCCCATTTGCATTTGTTTGGAATTtcttgaaaacttgtagacCCCAGCTTCTATTTTATGTCATTTGTTTTTACTGTTGCGTGCCTACAACTTTTTGTAATAACTTGTCCTTTTAGTggcaaaaaaagttttttttgtaCTTAACTATTCAATCCATTGTTTATTAGAGTGAAAGAATTAAAATATCCAAGTCAGTTAACCTCCATCagttttttcattttcactttCGTTATAAAAAATCCTTGggattaattttgtataatgcataaaaaatccttgggattaattttgtataatGCTACTTTAATCACTACTGGATATAGTCTTATACATACCGTAATCATTTGCCTTCAGGTAATGTTTGATTTACTTTAACTACAGTGGTTGTGTAAAAGGTTGAAAACTACATGGAAATACAAataatttatttgtttctttatatatacaaataaagagtaatctatttattttgtttCCTTATTTACTCAAGTAAATCTTATAAGAGGGagccaaaaatacaaaaatcagaaaaaatcTCCTACAACACCACAACAatgtatgataatcaagaataATGGTATATTAAAAGTTTCATTAAAGGCTAAAGTCATAGATAGACCCTCAAACTTGTCCATATTTTTCACTTGGACCCCTCAACTGAAAAAGCCACTATCCGAACCCTCCAAGAAGACGTTCatcgtgccatatagacacatGTCACCGTGTGTGTTGTCCACTTTTTTAGGAGCGTGGTAAGCATTTCAAATGCTATTGATGTGGATCCCAGTTGACAAGTGTCAAcagaaaaaggcaaaaaaaaaaacaactttttctctctctccccttcatCTTCTCCACCACCATTAcagcaccaacaacaacatttctCCATTAATGGACCAAAAAAATCAATAGTCCTTTGaaataaacacacaaaaaaaaccTTCATCCAAACACACCCCTTTACTTTTCTtgcttttcctctttcttccTGCTGCTGCTAttgatgtttatttttttttaaagtaaattatttagaagaaaaagaattagtTGGGAGTGGGAGGACGACGGATAACTAgtggaggaagaagaaaaagagaggaaggaAAGGGGCGGTGGGGGGCTGAAGAAGAGGAGAGGGGTGGTGGGGTTTGAAGAAGAGGAGAGGGGTCGGTCGGGGGGGGGGCgctgaagaagatgactattattgtttttacttctttttttttttttttttgtaaaatccttttatttttattttttaaagctaaaATCCACGTGGCTCTatcttatttgttatttttgcgTGTGAATTACACGCATCATTTGTGTGTTCTTTTGcatatttattttgtgtttaaatgGCACATTAACGCTTGTCTTGAAGGGTTCATTTGGTACGACCTCACGTGGTTAAATTAAAATCGGTGAGGATTTGTGTCCATCATGACTTTGGCCTTCattaaataatcatcatacatcactCATTCAAAAGCACCGTCTAAATGGATAAAAAAAGGTAGCCAACGAACTATTTTACATTGAGTACGAGTATGTTTGTTTATGAGTTAAGTATCACACTAATTTGATAATAACATATTCTatgtttcatatttttttcaaaaattaagaTAATCAATTTGTTTACGTACAATACAACATTGGGCCCGTGCCAACTGCCCACTAGTATGAAATATAAGCACCAACAATGGTCTGCGTAGTGGTTAAGATTACTCCATCTCTAACTAAGCGCTTCAGTCTTGATTTGGGTACGAAGTCCCCATTGTTAGGGAGTGCTTTGCCCCCCAATGTGGGACTACCCGGCACAAATCCGGATTAGTCGGGCCCCAACGAGGGTATCGAATACCGgatgggaaaccaaaaaaaaaaaaaatgaaatataagcGTCAATAATTCAAGTAAGAAACATTATACTTAAAAAAAGGATCTTAGAGGAAAAGATTTTTATTAGCATAGATTAATCTTTACATAAATTATACCATTAATACTCAATTATACTCTTTTTTCTATCAAGTACAGTAGTATATTTGTATGGTTTTTGCTTTTAGAAGCTATTAGAAAAGTTCTTTTTCtgcaaaaagcaaaaaaattctagagacttttgagaatattttttattttgtttaaaaaaaaaaaaaaaaaaagagtttgaaaGAATGTTTTCTCATGTTCTTGAAACAGATATGGGTAGCGTCTAACTCACAGAATTAAAGAAAAACTCTTATAAATCCCAGAAGTTGTATTTCCATTAACAACTCTTAATAtaatgaaaaagagaaaaagtcCCGAAATATATTCGACTAATTACTGAGTTAATTAAGAGCATGTTTGGAGAGTCACCATGTAAGTGGCTTTCGGTGTaaccaaaaaaagagaaaaagtcCCGAAAGATATTCGACTAATATTAATGAGTAGAATATCTTTCGGgactttttctcttttttcattttaatagGTAGACAATTTGAAGCGTTTACGTTAAGAATTAGTTTGTGGCAAACTCAAATGTTTGAAGTACAACAGCTACAAGCAACTACAATTCTTAGTTTAGAAGAAAAAACTGAGTAATATATTGTACCCTGCTAGGTAGACAAATTTAGATCTAAGCACATACAGTTTATGAAGTCGgaatatttcaaaatttacaACGATTatattagtcaaattatatattcataaaTATCACCTAAAATCTTCATAAACAAATATAAGAGTGCACATTATTCCCAAACATGTCCAGTGTTGATCAAAAAGGTACTTAGGAGAATAGGAAAGACAAAAGAGGAAATGCTTGAATAATCTATAAAAATTGAATGTAAATTTTGTTTTATGTTTAGCTTGATTtgatttactccctccgttcttTTTTACTTGTCAACTATGGAATTTTCACACCACTTAAGAAATAATAGATGAAATGTATAATTTACGATGATACCTATATTAATTTGTGCATATTTTTAAtgaacttgaaaaataatttgaaatgagTAACTAATACTACGGGTAAAacaggaaggaaaaaaaattcttctcttaatatgctaaaaatgacaagtaaaagtgaaaatgtaTTTTTAGAGACCTCACGTGGTTATGGAAGACAAAATAAATTCGCAGCCTAAAGTCAAACTTTAATaaaagacaacaacaacacacatacccagtgaaatcccacgaTGTGGGGTGTAGGTAGGGTaaagtgtatgcagaccttacctccaCCTCGGAAGGTAAGAAgactgtttccgaaagaccctcagctcaaaagaaagcatggcaaaaaaaaaaaaaagtcagatACGGACAAACAATTCAAAGCagcatgaaaatgaaaataacaaaagcgaaaaaatcatgataaaacagtctgaaaaaaaaaaggagcagtATGTCATGCCTCGAACTTGGGCCAGGACTTAACACGACACTcagtgcctgactgcatgtgactgGGCGAACCACATGAcgtgctgaatcaacatgggacatGTACTGATGCGGAATATAAGTTAAAACATGAATAGTCTAAATAAAACATATGACGTCATAATTATactgaaaatattatttaaaacaTAAGTGCGGAAAATAGTGTGAAACATGGTTGTGTAGCCCATAAGGCTAAACATGACTAAATACTGAACATGAAatactgactagtctatgaaacctctgaatATGAATCTGAATACTAAACTGttttaccgggacaaggcccctggCATACCTCTACTACCGAACATGACCTGAACATGAAATAACAATAACACCCCGAATGAAGTGGGGCTCAGCAATAGTTGGTACAAGAGAATCCTAGCGAGCCGATCTGTCGTTCTATAAATCAATGcatgcatcgtgaaatgcaggcctcGGGCAAAAGGGACGTAAATACACTGGAATTGTACTTGTATATAAAGAAACTGAATGAAAGAATAGGAAATGGGGTGCTCGAGGAATGGGCACCCCAAATTAATAACATTGATACTTGAAGTAATACGAAATTGAAATTGTAACTGCAAGTTGTAGCTGAAACTGTAATTGCAAGCTTAAACTGAAACATGGGCATGATCATGATATGTCATGATAAAGATGTAACATGAGTAAATCATTTCAAGTAggagagccttagtataaccgacaacatgaaaTCACCACGCGAGCACGTGGAGTCTAGTACCtgataaccgacaacatgaaaTCACCACGTGAGCACGTGGAGTCTAGTACCTGGCCTGACCAGCAGAGCAATCCCATACCTTGCAAGGGTATGAGACATGAGCATGACATGAAATGGTCCAATCAATAGTCTGACggtatcgtcctaactgggaGGAGCGATCCTTACcctacgttggcatacgtagtttcagatGGTCCGCACCTTATCAATAAACCTATGTTATTCCCTAAAATACTGAATATGTACATGGTTGGCTTAAAAGCTCATAAATTTCATAAACATGGTTTGTAAATAATTTCACATGAAaatttgtataaatatatgttcatAATTTTTGAGACATGAAAACTAGAAAAAATTCATAGAATAGAACAATCTGAGTTCATAACTGATATCTCAGAGCTCATGCAAAAAATAACACGAGCATCCATGGATTACGAACAGGTTCATGACAATCGTAATGATATACATGAATACAATTATCTGAAACATGATTGAGCATGGCAATACATAAACAGGTTGGAAGACAGACCTATCGtaaacttagtcgattctacTAAATCTTATGCACCTCACTATTTGTCTTGATTTCAAaccaactatttccacccaaactaaTCCAGATGACACTTTATATGGCTAAAATGTCACActaatactcatttaacacattcacacctaacccgaatTTAGGGAGTGTTATATAATAGCTACcacaaataaataagataattgaagtacaagaaacaacaaataGTAGCACaaatcaaaggacaagaaactatagGGCAAAATTGCCACTAATATTACAAAAGGATAAACAGGTCTACCTACTAGCATTCTACCCTAATATGCGTCCTCCAAACTTTAATAAAAGAACTCAAGCATATTTAATAAAACTAGTTTATTACCACATGTTACATGTGCATCTTGTGCACCACACGTGTATCATGTCagttagtaaaaaaaattaaaatcacgCACATACAACACTCTCACACACATACACGCGCGGGGACACacatatatgaaattaaaagaaaaaacaatatGCGAACTCTAAATGATGATGGACAGTCCTTTGCAAGAACTCAAAATGACGAAGGATAATCCTTTGTGGTTAAACTTGTGAAGAtgaataattatatttaattaggTCAGTTTGATAGGTAACTGTATTTATTCTGATATTATGAggtacaaataaaataataatttaaaataaaattgacccTTATATTTAGTCATGCAttgtgtattaaaaaaaaaaaaatatcttaagtgcaaaagaAGAAACTTCAATTTGGGGTACATAACAATGTACACAAACAAGAATTTTGTTTGAAAGAAAACGAAGAATATTGCGATAATTATATTATCTCTCCTTTGTTTTCAATATCCATGACCAAGGTTTCTCCCGCCTGAGCACACATAGTCTGCCCTAGGAATTGTCTTTCACTAACTTTACGTTTACTTTTGTCCAAATAAGTCTAATTAAAGAGAAACATAATATGTAGGCCTATTCATGGCCACCACTATACCCAGAACTTTGGGATATCTTAAAGAGAAAACATAAAGTAAACCTTTccataattcaaaatttgaggGATCAAAAAATTAAGGACCGCCCCCGAATAAGGGTGATCGCGCAAATTGCCCATTTGAGTTTTGAAGACAATTCTGTGAAAAAGATCACAAGGATATTCAATTTATTGCGTAAGATTTCCATTTTATTGAGATTTAAGCCGAGTGATTATATTTGAAATATAAGACTTAAGAGTAACTAGTTATTAAATAGAATTTCTAttatacattttaaaatgtttaaTTTCTATTACAGGAATTAAGtgtttaatcttaaaatatataAGGTATATAGCGTGACTAAGTCATATGTAactgataagttggtattttaccaacttatctcatctttaatcttatatttttgctatgtttgatttttaaaatagtgcatttaatatcaatttacatcTATTTTAATTAGTTTATGCCACGATTTCGCGAGTGGATGAAGAAACCAGCCGAAAATAAAGTCTTAAAAAGAGGCCaatggacagttttgcaaaactgtcaaaactggacaattttgcaaaaacgggacagatttgcaaatctgaaaatatgggctgttttggtcatattttaacGCGCGGGGACAACATTGGGAGCTATAAGAGGATGACTTGGGAGAAAATATCATTATCTTTGGTCATTTACAAGACTTGGAGAGCTAGGGTTCGAACATCCACATTtggggattgaagatttgaagttttgatgagaaatttcttacttttttactcatttcttcaattccttgctaTGTACTGAATATTcaagtgtgtagtatttcatttctatacttgaaccttgtttaaaaaagtatacattgttaaagtttgcaaaagattgaaactcttgttttgcttatgtattgaatgatttttattcctaatgaagtgagttaatattgttttaattattcttgttctttaatgtttcttaagggaattGCTAACCCTAGAACTAGCCCATTTATTTCGGTTTAAACTCGGAAGAGGCAAACTCGGGATTAAGAAAgaataattaacaagaatttgggggcGTTAACGTTCATCTAATGGAAATCGACCTAGGGattgatgtggcgtgattttacgccacaatcgatgctttttagctataagttttacttgtttttaagcgagtctatgtgattttacgtgttTTCTAGTGTTTTTTGAAATATAAGACTTAAGAGTAACTAGTTATTAAATAGAAGTGTATTATACATTTCGTAAATGTTTAATTTCGTATTCCACAATACGTGCCATATTCCATGGTCGTATTAAAGGATTATAAAGCGTAAAAAGTCAAGTTGGGAAGTTGGTGATTTACGATCTCGTATTTAGACCTTAtatttttacggtccgtatttcatcACGTATTTAGTCGTTCAAGCGTTTGGCGTAAAAGTCCGAGATTAGCAAGAGTGAAAGACGACCAAGCGAAAATAACGTGACCGTAaaactttacggtccgtattttggaAGATTAACTGCACTGGACAATTTTGAGAAGACGACAGATTTGCAAATCTGaaactttacggtccgtaaagtgattttTACGAGACCGTATTTCGTACCGACGGACTAAAGTGCAAATCGTAACTTGTGTATTTTccaaacctataaatagtccattgtagggttttattaCACTTGGAGTTCTCATATTTCTAGCTTTTGACTTAGAACATGCGCATAAAATACTCTCAAGTTTTTTGAAGGTTCTAACATCAATCCAATTATTCTCAACTCCTCTTTTattcaaagtaagcaattatgaattcttcaatttcttattttttgctctttgtcatgagtagctaatttctcttactagggttgtgaacccaattgatgggtgttttgtgattgggttgtgattgatatacaaataatggattattagggtttgtttattcttcattcttcattcataattaatggttgcaaacattgattaaagccacaaaccttgatttatttgggaaaataattagggttggaaagaataaacaacaagaactcaaagcattaaactttgtttaataaattcacttaggaataagaagaatttacttggcatgattaatcattcttcataaccactttcttatatttgggaaaatcatagaaagacataatctttatttattgggaaatagtagagattcacatgagattaagtgcattcatataatgatccattagaagtatatcaagatcggtACTCTTTGATCATACATTATCTtcgggacacaaccttagtttgtTTTACcataaacttccaccaaatcAATAGATTAGCAATTAGTTATAAAAAACCAACCTTTGCCAAAACTCATCGGATTAAGATATTAGACCTAAAATTTAGCATCTAcgattttagtaaacttttcacaccatattatTTGGATTCTCGGAAAggcaaccttgttgggttactatatttgacaacgtccgcgttataccattaataggtgtaatttgagcgtatcagggATAGGCGACACCACTTatagccatattcgggtgttcttaatgctcctaattgctttagggatattcaattaggtagtctagttaGTCTTTGGAAGAagctaatttagagtcattatccgaggctaagtaatataaactcaccattatttgtaaatcatgaaatatattggatcgttacttgagcgtagtTTCCTTTGTATCaattcttgtggccattgatcgtTTTACTTACTTTTTAGGTTAATTTACGTTTTCacaattagttataattttctctctAAATAACTTTTAAGTGTTTGGCATAGCtattgttggtgataattcctacTTTTCCTAATCGCCTATGTATTGTTCTCTGTGGAATCGACCCCGattcatagttgggtaaattatatttgcATACGATTGTGCTCATTCTAATTAATAgggtggatttggacgttatcagtAACCGATTTTTATAgtagttaaagaaaaaataattataaaaaataagagaTAAAATAGAGAATGAGTTATGAATTATTTTATGTGCTTTTTGTGAGAAACTATAAATACAGTCGCTTATGTTTGATGGTGGATTTAAATATCCCTTAAATATATTCTTGATCAATTTATAGTgctttaaatttttcaaaagtgAATAAAGTCTTAATCAAATGTTTAAGGACTCTTAGCTGTTAGAGTTAATAGAAACTGTGAATTTTTTAACCAGAAACATAAGAAAAGTCAAAGTCCTATCAAATATTAGAAATTACAATGCCAAAAATTGCACAATCACAAAAAATAGATAAGAAATAGCAGAAGTTACACCAACtccaaaaaatagattaaaaataGCAAAGATTACAAAAACTACACCAATAGGAGTTCTTATTAAATCATTTCTTGTTCCATACTTCCAATTAAATCTAATTAGTAgagtttttaaattatttaatggAGATTAAATGTGTCCAATTTTAGTAAAATTAAAGGATCAAAACTACTCAAATTATATTAAGAGACTACTTCATACCTACCATCCCAAGGaatcatttttgtcattttcctctctttgtCAAAAggaccaaaaaaataaattaaaagcaGTAGTTTAGCTCAAAACCAAAATTAGAATTAGAGgttgtttggattgacttattttaaatgctttttcatttttgagcttttattttttattttttgtggtgtttgaaaaaaataaaaaatgttttaaGCATTTActtttaagtttaaaaaaaaaaaaaaaaaagagccaaAAGTTAGAATATTTCCTGTGAGTCCATCCAAACACCCTTTTGAATAAGTCTCTGCCTGTAAAGTCTGTAACTACTACTATAAATTAAAGGCGCGATTGAATTAGAAAACCACAAACTATCAGATTTATCATCAATTCACATTTTAACAATTGGCAGACGAAGAACAGTGGCATTGTGTTTGATAGATTTTCAACAAAAATGGGCGTAGATGATGTACCACTGGACGACAAAGCAAAGAGAATGAGGGATCTGTTATCAAGTTTCTATTCTCCTGATCCTACTTCTCCTTCAAGAACTCCCAATAGTAATAATACTTCTTCAAGATTCGCTACATTGGATACCATCAATACCACTACATTTGATGCTGATCAATACATGAACCTTCTTGTATGCCTCTCTTCTCCTTTTGTTTTATCCCATAATATGACACTGTTTGATTGATAGTGAGTTTACATGGTAATTACgtatgcattacaacaacaacatacccagtgtaagaccataagtggggtctggggagggtaggatttACTCAGACCTTACCTCTAGCTTTGcagggtagagaggctgtttccgaaataTTTGACGTATGCATTATATTGTAAAATATCTAAACACATCTCAAAAAGTGGAGGAGTGATATATAAATGGGAAAATTACAGCCCAATGCCTTTGGATgatctagtttacaaaatatgaccgaatgtataggttttgtatatttatacgtttaatatacatgcatatactatacatagagtatacataatcagtgtatagTTTTTGTATATTTTCGGCCATATTGGTAAATAAGTTTAGCCGAACTGTACCTATTGGTAAgcttccctatatatatattggagtGGAGGGAGTATTATGAGAGATGGCCTATAGTGGCACTTTTCTCCATAGCATGTATTCGCCTTTTGAAATCACAGTGGTATAGTTCCATATATTACTGTGCTCCCATGTTATAATTCAATGTTGAGTTCTCTGGCCCATTTGGCCTATTATGGGAATTGAAGTCCTACCTTTAGTAGgatttcaaattgaagttgaagttttgttcaAATGTCAGATAGATTTCaaatcaaaacttcaaatttaagCTCCAAATTGCATGGTCAAACGCCTACAAAGTCTTTCTTTTGATGTATTAGTTACAGTCTTCTTGAATGGAAGAGTGTCATATTAACTGGATTAGGACAAGTACTATGAGAGTTGGTTTACAATGAC encodes:
- the LOC132063335 gene encoding bZIP transcription factor 53-like, with protein sequence MASTQQPASSGSDGQRYAANNDERKRKRMESNRESARRSRMKKQQHLEELMSQLTQLQNQNTIWRERIDAVGINYHGVDAENNVLRAQMAELTERLDSLNSLTRFWADANGLAVDIPEIPDTLLEPWQLPCPIQHNTSFC